The window CGAAATGGTTACGTCGAGGCGGTTCATGACCGGGTGCGACGTCGGCCTGTCTTTCGCCGGAGATGTTCATTGACATCTGAATCCTTTTCTGCGGATGACTGCAAGGCTCAACCCTAGGAATGCGGTTCGGCCCTGCATAGCGATGAGCGTGATCTGCAGGCGAGAACCTCATTTGCGTCCGCCCACGACCTGCAGACGTATCCGCGGAGCGGCTTTCACCCCGCCACCAAGGTGAGGCCCTGGGCGTTGAAGAAGAATCCCCCCGCGGTGATCAGCGCACGCTGCGCATCGGGCACCTGGCGCTCCCCAGCCAGTCCCTGCAGTTGGTGCACCGCCTCGCGAATGTGCCCGGACGCCTGGGTGGCTCCCTCCGACAGCGATCCGCCGTGCGGATTGACTGCAACTCTGCCGTCGATGAGCACCCGGCCCGCCGCGGCGTCCCAATGATCGCCAAGAAACGCGCCGCCCTCGCCCGGTTTGCACCAGCCCGCGTTCTCAATCCAGTTCAACGCGATCGGGGTGAAACCGTCGTAGGGAAAGTACACATCGACATCGCCGATCCAGAAGTCGCTCTTGGCTTTTAGCGTGTCGATGACGACTTGCTGGCCGTTGGCGCGCAAGCCCGCGGTCTGATCCTCCTCGTTGGGCGCCACCTGGCCCAGTACCGCGGCGTGGATGAGCACCGGCGGCAGCGCCAGGTCCCGGGCACGTTCGGCGGTGGTGAGGATGAACGCATCTGCTCCGTCGACGGCGACATCCATATCGTAGAGACACAGCGGCTCGCGAATCATCCGTGCGTTGAGGTAATCGTCCATCGTCAGCGGTGCCCGCATGGCGGCGTGCGGGTTGCGGGCAGCGTTGGCGCGTGCATTGAGCGCGACGATGCCGAAATCCTCACGGGTGGCCCCATATTCGTAGAGATAGCGCGATGCCCAACCGGCGTACCCGACTGCCGCCGCCATGGTTTCCGGGCCCGGCTTGGGGTCGTTGAGCCCGGGGGTCGCGATGCGGCGAAACGGGTCTTTGAGCGCTGAGCCGGTGTTCCAGGCCGCGCGGTAGGCCGCGTGGTAGACGAGCACCGTTTCACACAAGCCCGCGTGCACCGCCGCGGCGGCCGTGGCGATGTGGTCGACCAGCGGAATCATGGGGTTGCCCGACCAGGTCAGGCGGGGAAGGCCCAGCGCGGACTGCAACTCATGCGCCGAAGGCCAACTGCCGCATAGCCCGTCGATGTCGTTCTTGGTCAAGCCGCAGGCCCGCACGGCGTCGATGCCGGCCTGCGCGGCCAGCGATGTCTGGCTGCGGGCAGTGTTCTTCGCGACGAACCCCGTGGTGGCCGCCGCGCAGATCGCCACCCGGTTTTTCATCGTGTTGCGCGTCAGGTCGCTCACGGCGCCACATCGCTTAGTTCGAAGACCGGCAGCGGGGCGCCCGCGCGCTCGATCCACCCGAGCCGTACGCGTTTGCCGATGCGGATGTTGGCGTTGCCGGCGCCGATCACCGTGGAGGTGAACCGCAGACCAGGCTGCTCGTCGAGCTCCACGGTCACCACCGGGTACGGCACCGTGTAGTCGACGCCGGGCGTCGGCGGTCCCTGATGCAGGAAGATCGCCAGGAAGATCGTTCCCTCCCCGCGCACCGGCGTCGCGGTGACGTCGAACGACCAGCACTGCGGGCACAGCGGCCGGGGTGGGGCGTGCCAGTGACCGCAGCTCTGGCACCGGTTCATCAGCAGCTGGCGGCGCAGCCGGCCACGGTAATGCTCGGCGTTGTCGTGCGTGATCGGCTGGCCGGGAAAGTGTTCGACCAGTTCGTCGTCACTCATCGTCATGGACACCCCTAGACCTTCGTGGCTCCGGTGTCCAGGGTGAGCTGGGTGCCGGTGACGGTGCGTGACAGGTCCGAGGCCAGCCACACCACGGCGTCGGAGATGTCGCCCGGATCGGCCATCGTCAGCGAGGGCAGCATGTTGCCGAACGACATGATGTAGCTGGGATGCTCGGTGAGCATCGTTGCGGTGTACGGGTCTTCGCCCATCGGTGTCGCCACCCCCCACGGGTGGATCGAGTTGACACGGATGCCGTATTCGCCGAGCTCGATCGCCGCGCTGTTGGTCAGACCCACCACACCGTGCTTGGCCGCGCTGTAGTGCGCCTGCCCGGGCAACGACTTGATCCCGGCGACCGAGCTGACGGTGATGATCGATCCCCCGTTGCCGGCCGAAATCATGTGCGGCACCGCGGCCTTCATCGTGCGCCACACCCCGGACAGGTTGACGTCGACCAGTGTCAGCCACTGCTCCTCGGACATCTCCCAGAACCGGCCCCAATTGCAGATGCCGGCGTTGGCCACCACGACATCGAGGCGGCCACCCAGCCGGCCCACCGCATCGCCGAGGATCCGCTCCAGCGTGGCGAGGTCGCGGACGTCGGCGGTCTCGACGACGAACGGCCGGCCCGCGTGCTCGAGCAGCCCGGCGGTCTCCTTGAGGTTGGCGTCGGTCGCCGGCGGGTAGGTGTTGTGTGTCGACACCGCGTCGGCGATGTCGATCGCAATGACCGAGGCGCCTTCCCCGGCTAGGCGCAGCGCGTGGCTGCGGCCCTGGCCGCGGGCCGCACCGGTGACGAACGCCACCCTGCCGTCGAGCAATCCCATTACTTCTCCTCACGTAGTCTGGCGCAGACCATCGCGGCGTCACTGTGGTTCATGGTTCACCTGGGTTTGCAGCCATTGTTCGTGGCGC is drawn from Mycobacterium branderi and contains these coding sequences:
- a CDS encoding Zn-ribbon domain-containing OB-fold protein — protein: MSDDELVEHFPGQPITHDNAEHYRGRLRRQLLMNRCQSCGHWHAPPRPLCPQCWSFDVTATPVRGEGTIFLAIFLHQGPPTPGVDYTVPYPVVTVELDEQPGLRFTSTVIGAGNANIRIGKRVRLGWIERAGAPLPVFELSDVAP
- a CDS encoding mycofactocin-coupled SDR family oxidoreductase encodes the protein MGLLDGRVAFVTGAARGQGRSHALRLAGEGASVIAIDIADAVSTHNTYPPATDANLKETAGLLEHAGRPFVVETADVRDLATLERILGDAVGRLGGRLDVVVANAGICNWGRFWEMSEEQWLTLVDVNLSGVWRTMKAAVPHMISAGNGGSIITVSSVAGIKSLPGQAHYSAAKHGVVGLTNSAAIELGEYGIRVNSIHPWGVATPMGEDPYTATMLTEHPSYIMSFGNMLPSLTMADPGDISDAVVWLASDLSRTVTGTQLTLDTGATKV
- a CDS encoding thiolase family protein codes for the protein MSDLTRNTMKNRVAICAAATTGFVAKNTARSQTSLAAQAGIDAVRACGLTKNDIDGLCGSWPSAHELQSALGLPRLTWSGNPMIPLVDHIATAAAAVHAGLCETVLVYHAAYRAAWNTGSALKDPFRRIATPGLNDPKPGPETMAAAVGYAGWASRYLYEYGATREDFGIVALNARANAARNPHAAMRAPLTMDDYLNARMIREPLCLYDMDVAVDGADAFILTTAERARDLALPPVLIHAAVLGQVAPNEEDQTAGLRANGQQVVIDTLKAKSDFWIGDVDVYFPYDGFTPIALNWIENAGWCKPGEGGAFLGDHWDAAAGRVLIDGRVAVNPHGGSLSEGATQASGHIREAVHQLQGLAGERQVPDAQRALITAGGFFFNAQGLTLVAG